The following proteins come from a genomic window of Diprion similis isolate iyDipSimi1 chromosome 8, iyDipSimi1.1, whole genome shotgun sequence:
- the LOC124408675 gene encoding E3 ubiquitin-protein ligase RNF14-like isoform X1 — protein MAADKDRREDEIASLAEIYEAEEFSCIKKEDSDSAVECRLSGLFSLPEKLLKVKYLNLNLQRKCPSLPYLKFFVRHLPPANLFVTFPSNYPSENSPSFRISVSWLPIWETSRICQKLDELWLENKGNEILFIWMNFLKFELLSFLDIRYCLDISLIFTAFEDPEEYLNSDLLDLSDPRAVNDHIFLNPKVYLTKYDVHRHRIHFHSSFYTCKICFNEISGRHCLEMNRCSHIYCKDCMRQYISLKIREGQVNIIFCPEYKCKAEVTPDQIKELVSPEIYEKYEHLLLKVTLDSMSDIIYCPRSSCQYPVTTDGDDTLATCANCFYSFCAFCRKVYHGVAPCTMNSQEQMKLIVEYQTANCEQKKLLEKKYGRKQLQIVVEKHLTNSYLKEYTKPCPNCLAPITKIEGCNKMICGHCQAHFCWLCGKHLTGSNPYEHFDTANNPCYERLFEGMDMTVDIFEDDIEGEEIWEEFPV, from the exons ATG GCAGCTGACAAAGACAGACGGGAGGATGAAATCGCGTCGCTGGCTGAAATCTATGAAGCAGAGGAGTTTTCCTGCATCAAAAAGGAGGATTCGGATAGTGCAGTAGAGTGCAGGCTAAGCGGGCTCTTCAGTTTGCCAGAAAAACTGCTGaaagtgaaatatttgaatcttAATCTACAGCGCAAGTGTCCGTCGTTGCcctacttgaaattttttgtacgacACCTGCCGCCTGCCAATTTATTTGTTACTTTCCCCTCCAATTATCCCTCGGAAAATTCGCCCAGCTTCAGAATCTCTGTCTCCTGGTTACCGATCTGGGAAACTTCAAGAATTTGTCAGAAACTTGATGAACTGTGGTTGGAAAATAAGGGAAATGAAATCCTCTTTATatggatgaattttttgaagtttGAGCTGCTCAGCTTCTTGGATATTCGTTATTGTCTTGATATATCTTTGATCTTTACAGCTTTTGAGGACCCTGAAGAGTACTTAAACTCTGATTTGCTTGACCTATCTGATCCCAGAGCGGTCAAtgatcacatttttttgaacCCTAAAGTGTATCTGACCAAGTACGACGTTCATCGTCACCGCATTCACTTTCACAGCAGTTTTTACACATGCAAAATTTGCTTCAACGAAATTTCAGGCAGACATTGCTTAGAAATGAACAGATGCAGTCATATTTACTGTAAGGATTGCATGAGGCAATATATCAGCTTAAAAATAAGGGAGGGTCAAGTTAACATCATATTTTGTCCTGAATACAAATGCAAGGCAGAAGTAACGCCTGATCAGATCAAGGAACTCGTGTCTCCTGAGATTTACGAGAAATATGAACACTTGCTCCTGAAAGTCACACTCGACTCGATGAGCGATATCATTTATTGCCCACGCTCAAGCTGTCAGTATCCAGTCACTACAGATGGCGACGACACTCTTGCCACTTGcgcaaattgtttttatagTTTTTGCGCCTTTTGCCGTAAG GTGTATCATGGCGTTGCTCCTTGCACAATGAATTCTCAGGAACAGATGAAACTCATTGTCGAATATCAGACTGCCAATTGTGAACAGAAAAAGTTGCTGGAGAAAAAATATGGGCGTAAACAGTTACAAATTGTTGTAGAAAAACATTTGACTAATTCGTACTTGAAg GAATATACTAAACCATGTCCGAACTGCTTGGCTCCAATAACTAAGATTGAGGGATGTAATAAGATGATTTGCGGTCATTGCCAAGCACACTTCTGCTGGCTTTGTGGAAAGCATTTAACTGGATCAAATCCTTACGAACACTTTGATACGGCTAACAATCCCTGTTACGAACGGTTGTTTGAAGGTATGGACATGACGGTAGATATTTTTGAGGATGACATTGAGGGAGAGGAGATATGGGAGGAATTTCCTGTTTAA
- the LOC124408690 gene encoding uncharacterized protein LOC124408690, translating to MSHIVVIRSYKPSDELKCREIAKDGIMSSFNTAFLGNVFREVTFEIMIFFAALMFIFFGVPFTICILVIPIVIILTYVITYASLMAKSMEVEQEISNIPRIYTSHAFCGFWVAEAFEPYLMTRNPKDVRYSIMTEKQFRESNVDVSSQTRKSVGMIALTKSRRVDKGAWIKRLTVDRQYQRKGIGTCLLNVAIQFAIDQRYGSVETVASEYTEGGRELCFNRGFELRQMYHRQIVGPLITVLMYELTYQIKPLEKEVVIPPMSHARSFMCS from the exons ATGAGTCACATAGTAGTGATTCGTAGTTACAAACCAAGCGACGAACTAAAATGCCGTGAAATAGCCAAGGACGGTATAATGTCGTCCTTTAACACGGCATTCCTCGGTAACGTGTTTAGAGAGGTTACGTTCGAGATAATGATATTTTTCGCCGCTCTCATGTTCATTTTCTTCGGCGTTCCATTTACAATCTGCATTCTGGTTATACCAATTGTGATAATTTTAACCTACGTCATCACCTACGCGTCCCTGATGGCTAAGTCAATGGAAGTTGAGcaagaaatatcaaacatCCCAAG GATCTATACGTCCCACGCATTTTGTGGCTTCTGGGTGGCAGAGGCATTCGAGCCGTACCTAATGACGAGGAATCCGAAAGATGTACGATATTCGATAATGACTGAGAAGCAGTTCCGTGAATCCAACGTCGATGTTTCCTCTCAGACAAGAAAATCGGTGGGCATGATTGCCTTGACAAAAAGTCGGAGAGTCGACAAAGGAGCATGGATCAAGAGGTTGACGGTCGATCGACAGTACCAGAGAAAAGGAATTGGCACGTGTCTCTTGAATGTTGCGATTCAATTTGCGATCGATCAGAGATATGGCTCAGTTGAAACTGTAGCTTCTGAATACACGGAAGGAGGAAGAGAATTATGCTTCAACAGAGGATTCGAATTAAGGCAGATGTATCATAGGCAAATCGTTGGACCGTTGATCACTGTTCTCATGTACGAGTTAACTTACCAGATAAAACCATTGGAGAAAGAGGTTGTGATTCCCCCAATGTCGCATGCCAGATCCTTTATGTGTAGTTAG
- the LOC124408675 gene encoding E3 ubiquitin-protein ligase RNF14-like isoform X2, with the protein MVADKDRREDEIASLAEIYEAEEFSCIKKEDSDSAVECRLSGLFSLPEKLLKVKYLNLNLQRKCPSLPYLKFFVRHLPPANLFVTFPSNYPSENSPSFRISVSWLPIWETSRICQKLDELWLENKGNEILFIWMNFLKFELLSFLDIRYCLDISLIFTAFEDPEEYLNSDLLDLSDPRAVNDHIFLNPKVYLTKYDVHRHRIHFHSSFYTCKICFNEISGRHCLEMNRCSHIYCKDCMRQYISLKIREGQVNIIFCPEYKCKAEVTPDQIKELVSPEIYEKYEHLLLKVTLDSMSDIIYCPRSSCQYPVTTDGDDTLATCANCFYSFCAFCRKVYHGVAPCTMNSQEQMKLIVEYQTANCEQKKLLEKKYGRKQLQIVVEKHLTNSYLKEYTKPCPNCLAPITKIEGCNKMICGHCQAHFCWLCGKHLTGSNPYEHFDTANNPCYERLFEGMDMTVDIFEDDIEGEEIWEEFPV; encoded by the exons ATGGTAG CTGACAAAGACAGACGGGAGGATGAAATCGCGTCGCTGGCTGAAATCTATGAAGCAGAGGAGTTTTCCTGCATCAAAAAGGAGGATTCGGATAGTGCAGTAGAGTGCAGGCTAAGCGGGCTCTTCAGTTTGCCAGAAAAACTGCTGaaagtgaaatatttgaatcttAATCTACAGCGCAAGTGTCCGTCGTTGCcctacttgaaattttttgtacgacACCTGCCGCCTGCCAATTTATTTGTTACTTTCCCCTCCAATTATCCCTCGGAAAATTCGCCCAGCTTCAGAATCTCTGTCTCCTGGTTACCGATCTGGGAAACTTCAAGAATTTGTCAGAAACTTGATGAACTGTGGTTGGAAAATAAGGGAAATGAAATCCTCTTTATatggatgaattttttgaagtttGAGCTGCTCAGCTTCTTGGATATTCGTTATTGTCTTGATATATCTTTGATCTTTACAGCTTTTGAGGACCCTGAAGAGTACTTAAACTCTGATTTGCTTGACCTATCTGATCCCAGAGCGGTCAAtgatcacatttttttgaacCCTAAAGTGTATCTGACCAAGTACGACGTTCATCGTCACCGCATTCACTTTCACAGCAGTTTTTACACATGCAAAATTTGCTTCAACGAAATTTCAGGCAGACATTGCTTAGAAATGAACAGATGCAGTCATATTTACTGTAAGGATTGCATGAGGCAATATATCAGCTTAAAAATAAGGGAGGGTCAAGTTAACATCATATTTTGTCCTGAATACAAATGCAAGGCAGAAGTAACGCCTGATCAGATCAAGGAACTCGTGTCTCCTGAGATTTACGAGAAATATGAACACTTGCTCCTGAAAGTCACACTCGACTCGATGAGCGATATCATTTATTGCCCACGCTCAAGCTGTCAGTATCCAGTCACTACAGATGGCGACGACACTCTTGCCACTTGcgcaaattgtttttatagTTTTTGCGCCTTTTGCCGTAAG GTGTATCATGGCGTTGCTCCTTGCACAATGAATTCTCAGGAACAGATGAAACTCATTGTCGAATATCAGACTGCCAATTGTGAACAGAAAAAGTTGCTGGAGAAAAAATATGGGCGTAAACAGTTACAAATTGTTGTAGAAAAACATTTGACTAATTCGTACTTGAAg GAATATACTAAACCATGTCCGAACTGCTTGGCTCCAATAACTAAGATTGAGGGATGTAATAAGATGATTTGCGGTCATTGCCAAGCACACTTCTGCTGGCTTTGTGGAAAGCATTTAACTGGATCAAATCCTTACGAACACTTTGATACGGCTAACAATCCCTGTTACGAACGGTTGTTTGAAGGTATGGACATGACGGTAGATATTTTTGAGGATGACATTGAGGGAGAGGAGATATGGGAGGAATTTCCTGTTTAA
- the LOC124408682 gene encoding uncharacterized protein LOC124408682 isoform X1: MAVTRAIVKLAHHEQQELCVTRPTYRQGRKLTAVKVYTVNDESQHLMICGVPKLQLSEEVRKLASPYGDVKKVALVPEYPTEEFTEAYHVHYGRIQSARIAKRFIDCKNFYGGLLHVFYAPELESISETRAKLIQRRRDIATRIKRNQEDPANPETDSFTPKDQYHRKKKTPALPLTEDRLSQTYPGESLTSIYDGIPRSIDPRPVAEPSLPQNWPLPHSSKSLPDQELQFAPYQPNDAVLIAASTRSSTNISSRPDSVKHKNYKGQNIKERRFVKLTRPYIIDTRNMAKMTTPPQNSIDEKPVFTNIKKVESNIKIKLLPEKQKNKKRIVLKNPNTIRLLQPDTDLQSSISLAKSQIREAMKKN; this comes from the exons atggcggTAACCCGAGCAATTGTAAAGCTAGCCCATCACGAGCAACAAGAATTGTGCGTAACGAGACCCACGTACAGACAAGGAAGAAAATTAACGGCTGTGAAG GTGTATACTGTAAATGACGAATCCCAACATCTGATGATATGTGGTGTGCCTAAGCTACAGCTCAGTGAGGAGGTAAGGAAGCTTGCATCTCCTTACGGAGATGTAAAAAAAGTCGCACTCGTCCCAGAGTATCCCACAGAAGAATTCACCGAGGCGTATCATGTGCATTATGGACGGATTCAAAGCGCCAG AATAGCCAAGCGATTTATAGATTGTAAGAACTTCTACGGAGGGCTGCTACATGTATTCTATGCGCCAGAATTAGAAAGTATATCTGAAACACGAGCCAAACTAATTCAAAGACGAAGAGACATAGCTACCCGGATAAAGAGAAATCAGGAAGATCCGGCAAACCCAGAAACAGACTCGTTCACCCCTAa AGATCAATACcaccgaaagaaaaaaacacctgCGCTGCCTCTCACTGAAGATCGCCTTAGTCAAACATACCCTGGAGAATCTCTAACATCAATATATGATGGGATTCCTCGGTCAATTGACCCGCGACCAGTCGCAGAACCAAGCCTACCGCAAAACTGGCCTTTGCCACATAGTAGTAAATCACTGCCTGACCAGGAACTACAATTTGCACCATATCAACCAAACGATGCTGTTCTGATAGCTGCTAGTACAAGAAGCTCGACAAATATTTCCAGTAGGCCAGACTCTGTTAAGCATAAAAACTACAAAGGGCAAAACATCAAGGAGAGAAGATTTGTTAAGCTTACAAGACCGTATATAATAGACACACGGAATATGGCAAAGATGACAACGCCACCGCAAAACAGTATTGATGAAAAACCAGTGTTTACGAATATCAAGAAGGTCGaaagcaatattaaaattaaactattgcctgaaaagcagaaaaataaaaaaaggattgtcttgaaaaatccaaa TACAATTCGCCTGCTACAACCTGACACGGATCTCCAGTCCTCTATAAGTTTGGCAAAGTCCCAGATCAGAGAagcaatgaagaaaaattag
- the LOC124408682 gene encoding uncharacterized protein LOC124408682 isoform X2, protein MICGVPKLQLSEEVRKLASPYGDVKKVALVPEYPTEEFTEAYHVHYGRIQSARIAKRFIDCKNFYGGLLHVFYAPELESISETRAKLIQRRRDIATRIKRNQEDPANPETDSFTPKDQYHRKKKTPALPLTEDRLSQTYPGESLTSIYDGIPRSIDPRPVAEPSLPQNWPLPHSSKSLPDQELQFAPYQPNDAVLIAASTRSSTNISSRPDSVKHKNYKGQNIKERRFVKLTRPYIIDTRNMAKMTTPPQNSIDEKPVFTNIKKVESNIKIKLLPEKQKNKKRIVLKNPNTIRLLQPDTDLQSSISLAKSQIREAMKKN, encoded by the exons ATGATATGTGGTGTGCCTAAGCTACAGCTCAGTGAGGAGGTAAGGAAGCTTGCATCTCCTTACGGAGATGTAAAAAAAGTCGCACTCGTCCCAGAGTATCCCACAGAAGAATTCACCGAGGCGTATCATGTGCATTATGGACGGATTCAAAGCGCCAG AATAGCCAAGCGATTTATAGATTGTAAGAACTTCTACGGAGGGCTGCTACATGTATTCTATGCGCCAGAATTAGAAAGTATATCTGAAACACGAGCCAAACTAATTCAAAGACGAAGAGACATAGCTACCCGGATAAAGAGAAATCAGGAAGATCCGGCAAACCCAGAAACAGACTCGTTCACCCCTAa AGATCAATACcaccgaaagaaaaaaacacctgCGCTGCCTCTCACTGAAGATCGCCTTAGTCAAACATACCCTGGAGAATCTCTAACATCAATATATGATGGGATTCCTCGGTCAATTGACCCGCGACCAGTCGCAGAACCAAGCCTACCGCAAAACTGGCCTTTGCCACATAGTAGTAAATCACTGCCTGACCAGGAACTACAATTTGCACCATATCAACCAAACGATGCTGTTCTGATAGCTGCTAGTACAAGAAGCTCGACAAATATTTCCAGTAGGCCAGACTCTGTTAAGCATAAAAACTACAAAGGGCAAAACATCAAGGAGAGAAGATTTGTTAAGCTTACAAGACCGTATATAATAGACACACGGAATATGGCAAAGATGACAACGCCACCGCAAAACAGTATTGATGAAAAACCAGTGTTTACGAATATCAAGAAGGTCGaaagcaatattaaaattaaactattgcctgaaaagcagaaaaataaaaaaaggattgtcttgaaaaatccaaa TACAATTCGCCTGCTACAACCTGACACGGATCTCCAGTCCTCTATAAGTTTGGCAAAGTCCCAGATCAGAGAagcaatgaagaaaaattag
- the LOC124408683 gene encoding L-galactose dehydrogenase-like, whose amino-acid sequence MLPPTYVEGFHDLEAVKKMEYRPLGNTGLLVSKLSFGGGALGCHYGKYDEEDAIAAVREAFRNGVNYIDTAPWYGQGQSERVIGKALKGIPRQAYYVATKVGRYELDVEKMFDFSIEKTRKSFHKSLELLGVDYVDVIQVHDIEFAPSLDIVLTQTLPELSRQVADGKAKFIGISGYPVSILKECIEKSNIKIQCILSYARLTLIDDTLLSYIPFLKERNIGIINAAAPALGLLTSQGPPDWHPASEDLKKICSEAAQYCKENNVELGKLAVWHSMQYEDVTTNLIGMQSLKLVHSNLDVMINGITENEKQILSATKDKYLSKLKEKHWEGFELENYWKAMKK is encoded by the exons atgcttccaCCAACATACGTCGAGGGTTTCCATGACTTGGAAGCCGTTAAGAAGATGGAATACAGACCCCTTGGAAACACGGGACTGTTAGTCAGCAAACTATCCTTCGGTGGTGGTGCACTCGGTTGTCATTACGG TAAATACGATGAAGAAGATGCTATAGCAGCGGTGAGAGAAGCTTTTAGGAACGGCGTAAACTACATCGACACTGCACCTTGGTATGGTCAGGGTCAGTCTGAGAGAGTGATTGGCAAG GCTCTCAAAGGAATTCCGCGGCAAGCTTATTACGTGGCAACCAAAGTCGGAAGATACGAACTAGACGTTGAGAAAATGTTCGACTTCTCTATTGAGAAAACCAGGAAGAGTTTTCACAAAAGCCTAGAGCTTCTCGGGGTGGATTACGTTGACGTGATTCAA GTACACGACATTGAGTTCGCACCGTCGCTGGACATCGTTCTGACGCAAACTTTGCCCGAACTTTCTAGACAAGTAGCGGACGGAAAGGCGAAATTCATCGGGATTAGCGGATACCCAGTTTCGATCCTGAAGGAATGCATTGAGAAAAGCAACATCAAAATACAGTGCATATTGAGCTATGCGCGACTGACTTTAATCGACGATACTCTTCTAAGTTACATACCCTTCCTCAAG GAACGCAATATCGGAATAATTAATGCCGCCGCTCCAGCCTTGGGTTTATTGACAAGCCAAGGCCCACCCGATTGGCACCCAGCTTCAGAGGATCTCAAGAAAATCTGCTCAGAGGCTGCACAATATTGCAAA GAAAACAACGTCGAATTGGGTAAACTCGCAGTCTGGCATTCTATGCAGTACGAGGATGTAACCACGAACTTAATCGGCATGCAAAGTTTAAAACTTGTGCACTCGAACCTTGATGTTATGATAAACGGTATcacggaaaatgaaaaacagattTTATCTGCGACAAAGGATAA AtacctttcaaaattaaaagagAAGCATTGGGAAGGATTTGAATTAGAAAATTACTGGAAGGCGAtgaagaagtag